One region of Halomonas huangheensis genomic DNA includes:
- a CDS encoding AbrB family transcriptional regulator, with amino-acid sequence MDRQRCLSLIRSLALGAVGGALFSLTGLPLAWMLGPLVANLIAANRGIPVEIPERVRSGFLGVMGLVLGSQVTPELADQVTDWGLSALILILGVAASTFAAAFWYRKRGFDSTSALFASAPGAMTAMIIMGEESGGDPARIAIAQSLRVVLVILLLPPLFWAMEDPVTAVGQTATQFAGLWLLLGIAPAIWLGTLVRLPTPALLAPLLLAAVLSGFDLAHFALTDHAMNVVLWVLGSSIGARFRGLTGAVFTRYLVDASVATVIALAVLAVFAEAIHQLVGVPRDVAMLALAPGGIGEMAIVALALDLDPVFVAFHHLLRMVLLMFAAPFMARWIQRRKAAE; translated from the coding sequence ATGGATCGTCAGCGCTGTTTGTCACTGATACGTTCTCTGGCGCTCGGTGCTGTGGGCGGCGCGTTGTTCTCGCTGACCGGCCTGCCTCTGGCATGGATGCTCGGGCCACTGGTCGCCAATCTGATCGCCGCCAATCGTGGTATTCCTGTTGAGATTCCTGAGCGAGTGCGCAGTGGGTTTCTCGGTGTCATGGGATTGGTGCTCGGCAGCCAGGTCACACCGGAACTGGCCGATCAGGTCACTGATTGGGGGCTATCGGCACTGATTCTGATACTCGGTGTGGCGGCCTCGACCTTCGCCGCTGCCTTCTGGTATCGCAAGCGGGGCTTCGATAGCACCAGTGCGCTGTTTGCTTCTGCTCCTGGTGCCATGACTGCGATGATCATCATGGGTGAGGAGAGTGGTGGCGATCCTGCTCGTATTGCCATCGCGCAGTCATTGCGTGTGGTGCTGGTGATTCTGCTGTTGCCACCATTATTCTGGGCTATGGAGGACCCGGTAACCGCTGTGGGGCAGACGGCGACACAGTTTGCCGGGCTATGGCTGTTGCTGGGGATTGCACCGGCGATCTGGCTGGGAACACTGGTGCGTTTGCCGACACCGGCACTGCTTGCACCGCTGCTGTTGGCTGCCGTGTTGTCGGGTTTCGATCTTGCTCACTTCGCCTTGACCGACCATGCCATGAACGTGGTGTTGTGGGTGTTGGGTAGCTCCATCGGCGCGCGCTTTCGCGGTTTGACCGGCGCAGTCTTTACGCGATACCTGGTCGACGCCAGTGTTGCCACCGTGATTGCGCTGGCAGTGTTGGCGGTATTCGCCGAGGCGATCCATCAACTGGTGGGAGTGCCACGGGATGTGGCGATGTTGGCGCTGGCGCCGGGGGGAATTGGCGAGATGGCCATTGTCGCGTTGGCATTGGACCTGGATCCGGTCTTTGTCGCCTTTCACCATCTGCTGCGCATGGTGCTGTTGATGTTCGCTGCGCCCTTTATGGCGCGCTGGATTCAGCGACGCAAGGCCGCTGAATAG